From a single Hippoglossus stenolepis isolate QCI-W04-F060 chromosome 2, HSTE1.2, whole genome shotgun sequence genomic region:
- the ubl5 gene encoding ubiquitin-like protein 5, producing the protein MIEVVCNDRLGKKVRVKCNSEDTIGDLKKLIAAQTGTRHDKIVLKKWYTIFKDHVSLGDYEIHDGMNLELYYQ; encoded by the exons ATGATCGAGGTGGTCTGCAACGATCGTCTGGGCAAGAAAGTCCGCGTCAAGTGCAA CTCTGAAGATACCATCGGAGATCTGAAGAAGCTCATTGCTGCCCAGACAGGAACACGGCACGACAAGATTGTTTTAAAGAAATG GTATACCATATTCAAGGATCACGTGTCTCTGGGCGACT ATGAAATTCATGATGGGATGAACCTGGAGCTGTACTACCAGTAG